From a region of the Impatiens glandulifera chromosome 4, dImpGla2.1, whole genome shotgun sequence genome:
- the LOC124934997 gene encoding cytochrome P450 94A1-like, with protein sequence ITTFLYTDGEKWKLQRQVVSHEFNTKSLRKFIEQVVESKLSDRLIPVLSAAAANNTVLDLQDILQRFTFDNVCRIAFGYDPAYLSPSLPNEKFAQAFEDAVRISSQRFQSFHPLVWKIKRYLNVGSEKDLRIAVKQVRDFANKMVKEKKEESKENASLSSVDLLSRFLNSGHSEENFVTDIVISFIIAGRDTTSAALVWFFWLVSRHERVETQILSEITDKSESKMYDEVKEMVYTHAALSESMRLYPPVPVDGRQAVDDDILPDRTVVKRGTRVYYHPFAMGRSEEIWGNDWAEFRPERWLKEDRVTGGRQFVTKDVYEYPVFQAVPRICLGKEMAVLQMKSIASGVLRRFKVVPVIENNKDPVFTTYLTSKMKGGLPVRIEERKV encoded by the coding sequence attacaactTTTCTCTATACCGACGGCGAGAAATGGAAGCTCCAGAGGCAGGTGGTCAGTCACGAATTCAACACCAAGTCCCTCAGGAAATTCATCGAGCAGGTCGTGGAATCCAAACTCTCCGACCGTCTCATCCCGGTTCtctccgccgccgccgccaacAACACCGTCCTCGACCTCCAGGACATTCTCCAGCGATTCACCTTCGACAATGTCTGTAGGATTGCCTTCGGATACGACCCGGCTTACCTCTCCCCTTCTCTCCCAAACGAGAAATTCGCACAAGCCTTCGAAGACGCTGTTCGAATCAGCAGCCAGAGATTTCAATCATTCCATCCCCTGGTCTGGAAAATCAAGAGATATCTCAACGTCGGTTCAGAGAAGGACCTCCGGATTGCAGTCAAACAGGTACGAGATTTCGCGAACAAAATggtgaaagaaaagaaagaagaatcGAAAGAGAATGCGTCGCTCAGCTCCGTAGATCTCCTGTCTAGATTCTTAAATTCTGGGCATTCGGAGGAAAACTTTGTAACGGACATAGTCATCAGCTTCATCATAGCTGGTCGAGACACGACGTCAGCTGCTCTGGTTTGGTTCTTCTGGCTCGTCTCCAGACATGAACGTGTTGAAACCCAGATTCTAAGTGAGATTACAGACAAATCTGAATCGAAAATGTACGATGAAGTTAAAGAAATGGTCTACACACACGCTGCTCTTAGCGAAAGCATGAGGTTGTACCCGCCGGTGCCCGTAGACGGGAGGCAGGCGGTGGATGATGATATTCTGCCAGATAGGACCGTCGTGAAAAGAGGGACGCGGGTGTATTACCACCCATTCGCGATGGGAAGATCGGAGGAGATTTGGGGGAATGATTGGGCGGAGTTCCGTCCTGAACGGTGGCTCAAGGAAGATCGGGTCACCGGGGGAAGACAATTCGTGACAAAGGATGTTTACGAGTACCCTGTGTTTCAAGCAGTCCCCAGGATTTGTCTTGGAAAGGAGATGGCCGTTCTACAAATGAAGTCCATTGCCTCCGGGGTATTACGCCGGTTTAAGGTGGTTCCGGTGATTGAGAACAACAAGGACCCGGTTTTTACAACTTATTTGACTTCCAAGATGAAAGGTGGCCTTCCTGTGAGGATTGAAGAACGCAAGGTTTAG